ATCTTTACATTCTGTACTCATATTTATCATGCATAGTTTACTATGTCAAAGTTTGAATATTTGAATGCATAcatgcatcccatggaaagctaaagttctaaagctttactgttcagccaaaagaatcagttttaaaacagaaaaattaggacaagcagcagtgattccgccctgtgagtagccgtttagacaggaagtcgttaggcgaaatgtggcatgttgaaggctagtcttgtttttgttttaatgttttttattgtttccttttgactgaataggacggtagaagaatctaaggtcaacataggatacagagggcatttgtttgttaaaactatccatgtgagtctttgtcttttgtcaatagtgaaataccaaagtgttgggcagttgggaaaaataccaaggatttttgggtatgcgggaattacccctaaagaaaaaaagaaaagaaaagaaagaaagaatttgagggtaaatcggtcattttgtcttcattaagtgactcacgtgcattgcacgtgcaaaattgggaaaaattcaccaacggtgtctggacacttagggactttcagaatgatacctgaacttacaaagttatcaatgtgatacctggactcattttttcttatcaatgtgatacctacggccaatttccgtcacggagccgttacggaaattggtcataggtacgatgttgatacgaaaaaatgagtccaggtatcacattgataactttataagttcaggtatcattctgaaagtcccttaagtgtccagacaccgttggtgaatttttccctatgaattttttactcttttttacCGAAATAAAGTCAAAAAACTAAGGGGCATCCaatcataaaagaaaaagagaaggaaggGGGATCATTTCTACACAACCCAGTTCCCACTCAACTCTGAGATTTTGATTTGTTGGTTCATCCATGGCCCTGTTCCGAAGTCAGAAGGCCTCCCTTTCCAAATATACTGCCTCTCCGTACCCATTTCGCTATCACGTGTTCTTGAGCTTCAGAGGTGAGGACACTCGAAAGAACTTCACTGATCACCTCTACACGGCTCTGGTCAACGccggatttcatactttccgaGATGATCCTGAACTCGAGAGAGGGGAAAATATCAAGGAAAAGCTTGAGAACGCCATTCAACAGTCACAAAGTTCTGTGATTGTGTTTTCAAACGACTACACCTCTTCCCGATGGTGTCTGGACGAGCTTGTCATGATCCTTGAACTCAAGAAGACCTCCGATCATGTCGTATTACCGGTCTTCTACGACGTCGATCCATCTCAACTGAGGAAGCAGGCAGAAACTCTTGCAGAGGTCCCTAAATACCAAGGAAATCAATCGTTGAATGGATGGCAGGCAGCGCTTAGAGAAGTTGCAGATCTAGCAGGCATGGTTTTACAAAATGAAGCTGACGGGTATGTAAATtcatcaaaaccaaagctttgaCTGATTACTAACAACTGTATTTACATATCAGTTAATTGTTGATAGACTCATAGCTGGCTAGCTTGTatgatatatttttgttttgattgcaaTTTGTAGGCACGAGTCAAAGTTCATCCAAAAGATTGTTACAGTGATTCAAGACAAGCTAGGTCGTGTGCCCCTGAGCGATGTCCGGGAGGATTTACAGAAGGAGTTGTTGGATATTAAGCCTTACCTCGATGGCGCCGAGGGAAAGCAACTGAACAACCCAACTGTGAAGGCATTGCTCAATGAGCTTAAAGAAGCTGTCTATGATACCGAGGACCTATTGCAGGAGATCAAAACAGAAGTATTAAGACGAAAGATGGAACCCGAATCTGGAAGTAGCACGAGTGAGGTACAAGACCTCAACTCTAGTCTTCCATTTCATGGTTTTGATTCAGCATCAATATACCGGAGGGCAGAGGAAGTTCCTGAAAGACTAGACTCCATTAAGAAGCGGATAATAGATGTCTTGGGTATGCAAGCAAGTGCTGGACACGGGGTATCACAAACAATACAGTCAACTTCTTTGGTAGAAAAGTCTGTATATGGAAGAGATGAAGAGAAAGAAACATTGGTTAAATTGTTGCTATCAGATGATGAGAGTGGCAATGAGATAAGTGTGATTCCTATTGTGGGTATGGGTGGGATCGGAAAGACCACCCTTGCCCAGTTTGTATACAACGATGTTAGACTCAAGGAACGTTTTGACATCAAAGCATGGGCTTGTGTTTCAAAAGAATTTGATGTTCTTCGGATCTCACAACAAATTTATGAGTCCCTCACCAAAAAAGCTTGCAAGATCACGACCCTTAATGTGCTTCAATCAGAGTTGCAGGCAACTTTGAGGGGGAAAaggttcttctttgttcttgatgaCATGTGGAACAAGAATTATAACCAGTTGGAATTCTTAATGCGTCCCCTTGACTCTGGAGCACATGGAAGCAAGATTATTGTCACAACACGCGATGAAGATGTTACACGTAAGATGGGTAGCCTTGAAGCTCACCGTCTCACGCCAATGTCCGAGCAAGATAGCTGGTCGTTATTTGAAAAACATGCCTTCAAAAATGCAGGTGTTAGTGCACGCTCACATCTTAAACCAATCGGTAGACAAATTGTTCGAAAGTGCAAGGGTCTTCCTTTGGCTATTAAGTCCCTTGCGGGTCTCTTATGTTCTAAATTAAATGTGGGTGAATGGTTAACTATATTGAACAGTGACCTGTGGGAGTTGCCTTTGGAGAGTGACATTCTGCCATCTCTTTGGTTGAGCTATATGTACCTGCCTTCACAACTCAAACattgttttgcatattgttcgaTATTTCCCAAGAACTATGCGTTCAAAACATCAGAATTGGTTTACTTGTGGATGGCTGAAGATCTATTGCAAcctgaaaaacacaaaactgcAGAAAAAATCGGACAAGATTACTTCAATGATCTAATCTCAATGTCATTTTTTCAAGTTTCATCAAGGTCCGATCAATATATCATGCATGACCTTATCAATGATTTAGCAAGCTTTGTATCAGGAGAATTTTGTTTTAGGTGGGAGGGCAGTGATTCACCCAACAATTTGAGCAAGACTCGTCACTTTTCATGTATGTTGGGATGTTTTACTACAGAGGCTGATAGCCTAGAGATGTTTGAGGCTTTACAGCAAGCTAAACGTTTGCACACCTTTCTACCATTAGATCCATATTTGAAAGGACTCTACGAGGCATTGCCAAAGTTTCAATGTTTAAGAATGCTCAAGTTATCATGTTACGATATTCAGGAATTGCCTGAGTCAATTAACAACTTGAAACATCTTAAGCACTTGGACTTGTCTCACAGTTCCATCGAAAAGTTACCTGATGCAATTTGTACTTTGTATAACTTGCAAGTATTGTTGTTGTCAAACTGTGAAGACCTTACTGAACTGCCAGCCAACTTGGGAAGATTGATCAACTTGAGCCATCTGGATATTACAGGGATAGTGTTACAAAAGATGCCACCACAAATGGGTAAGTTGAAAGACCTCCAGATGCTACCAAATTTCGTGCTAGACAAACACACGGGGGATAATTTGGCAGAGTTAAAGGAGCTTGAAAAATTGCGTGGAAGACTTTATATCTGGGGGCTTGGGCATAGCAGCGGTTTGGAGGCCTACATACTGAGGGACAAGATGTTTCTTAAGGAACTGGTTTTGGAttgggaagaagaggaggaaacagaagaagaaaagtcaAGTGAAGAGGGCGATTATACTAtagaagaaagagaagtgcTTGAGAAGCTCCAACCTCACCGGAACCTGGAAATGCTTACAATTACAGATTATGGAGGCAAAATGTTTCCAGGTTGGTCAGGATATTATTCTTCCGCTGCTCTTGTTTATCTTGAGCTTGGTAATTGTGTGAATTGTATCTCCTTGCCACCGTTGGGACAGCTACCTTCCCTCACAGTGCTTCGTATAGTAGATTTACATGGAGTGGTATCCATAGGTTCTGAATTCTATTATGGTGACGGCAATACTTCTAGTGTGAATAAACCATTTAGATCCCTACGGTCTTTAGAATTCATGGGTATGAGGGGGTGGAAAGAATGGTATTATGTTGGAGGTGACAATAATGAAGGTGGGGTTTTTCCTAATCTTGAGAAGCTTGTTGTGACAATTTGTCCCAATCTTACCGGGAGATTAGCGTCAGACAGCCTCCCATCTCTTGAGTCTTTGACGGTATATAATTGCCCAGAATTGGAATGTATTCCGGAAGATGGATTCCCGTCAAAGTTAAAAACACTTCACATCGTCAAAGTTAAAAAAGTGAATGCAAAGAGTATGCAGAATCTGAACAAGGATCTCCGAACACTCACCTCTCTTGAAATATTGAAACTTGACTTTAACTGCGACGAAAAAGTAGATTGGTTTGCAGAGGAGCACGAGGGGCTGTTTCCCAGCACTCTCACACATCTCAAGATCGGCCGTCTGAATTGTGAGACCATCGACGGCGCCAAGTGGTTTGGCCATCTCAACTCTCTTCGAAGCTTGGGGATTACGAATTGTCCTGCGCTCCGGTGCTTGCCAGATAGTGGACTACCCTCTTCTCTTCAACGCTTGGAGATTTACAACTGCCCTGCGCTCCGGTGCTTGCCAGATAGTGGGCTACCCACTTCCCTTCAAAGCTTGGAGATTGTGGATTGCCCTGCTCTGCAGTGCTTGCCAGATAGTGGACTACCCTCTTCTCTTTCTCATCTAGGTATCAATCGATGTCCTTTGCTTCAGGAACGGTGCCAAAGAGAGACGGGTGAAGATTGGCCCAAGATTGCTCACATCAAGCGCATAGAGATCAATGGGTTTCGGATATGACAGCGACAGAGGGCTTGCGTTCTGATCAATTTGGCCATGTCCCAGAGGGCTTGCATATTCTGCGTGTAAGATCCTATTGTTTGAACTCATTCTAGGGTCTTGCTTGAACTCATGATCGATGGGTTTGACAACGACATGCCATATGAAGGAGAAACAGACCATTTCCGTTTCCTACGGTATGTCGCACATCCCAATTCTGGTCTTTGCCCTTCCCAATTCAGTCTATTGATACTGggaatatatatgttgttgtcaATTGATACCttgaaaagctggaaaattAATGTGTCTTATTTCTGCCCTGTTTCTTGATATGCAGCAGTTTAGTGGAAAGTGAGCAAAATTTCTTGATATGTTAAGACAGAGAGATAGGCCAAGGTTAAGATTGCCATGTCTTGATGTCTGAGTTGTAAGCATGATTATCAAATTCTCTCTCAGTTGATtcggtttactcacctcttcACTTTAGTAGGCAATTCCTGATTTACTGCTTCTATTTTTGCGCAGCTTCTCATCTGCTTGTGGACTGTTCTTTATCTCCTGCACTCATTCACACTGTTTCCAAGCACAATGAAAATCACAGAGAGCCAATTTGGGGTCAGTCAATACTTGCACTCTTCTGATCTCTATTCAGTTCGTTCTAGTTGAACTGACTTGGTCTTTCATCAGACTTTCTAGAAAGCTTTTAAAGTTGCTGTTTCAATTCAATCTTCACATCTTCATTAAGACCTGCCAAACAAAACATAATCAATCGAGGTATATTAAGTATCACAAAAACTTATAACTCAAGCTAACTAATTTAGCATAAATTCATCAGCTACTAAAACAAATCTGTGCATCATAATATTTTTCATATTAACAAAGAATTGGGGTGTGTATTGATTTTCTGAAAAATGTTTGAGCTCAAGTCCTCACTAGTGTGTCTTCAATTTTTTCATTGAAAGATTATAAGCTGTAGGCACAATGTGGAACTATGCAGTAAATTGAGTATATAGATAAAGTTTACTCGATCATTAATATGTATATTGATCTTCAGTCTACTTCAACTTTTGGATCGTCTTGCTTCAGGGTCCAGCTAGTACTGAtgtttttggtaattttttGACAGTGTGATATCATCTTCCTAGACATTACAAGATTACAACTATATGCAGTGCTGCCTCTTGGTATGTTTACATTTGTATATGATATGAAATTGAAGAATTAATGATCTTATTAAAGCTTGTGGCTTAGGCCCTGCATTTTGGAAAAAATGGCTAATGCATGTATCCTGTTACTTTCCATTCTTTACATGCAGCATCTCATAATACTTGTAGCTGTTGGACCCTTATCTCAGTAACCAGTTATGAGACCTGTCAAAAGTGAAAACATCTCATAATACTTGAAATCAGTTCTTGCAAAAAAGACTTTGTTGCAAACAATTTGCAGTGTGTGAAGAACGGTCTCTTGAGTCGTAACAGAGCAAGGGGAAGATTGTCCCAAGATTGCTGACACTGACATTTATCAATATGGATATGAAGCGGTTGTGATGTCTTGACATAGTTATAATAATCATCTAATAATCTGTCAGGTATTTCTTCTTCAATATAATTTTACTTATTTAACGTTGTAGTACTTTATAAAGCTGTAATGCTGTATAAAGAAACTTAGAACCTATAATTTTTTAGCTCGGGTCCATAATCAAGAGAGCTAACCATTCAATAAATGCTATTGCAATCCTTATAGTCTATCAAAATAACATCTGCGGTTTAAAATTCACATAACATTGACATATAGTCATTTATGTTTCCTTAACCATATTGTAATGCCCGTTGAAGTATTTTTGGACTGAATCTGAAAATGAAGAATTAATGACCTCAAAAGGTTGTGGCTCCTCTATTATATCAGGGGTGTGGTAACTTTTTTGATGGGATTCCTATGCCTTGGAGGAGGGCTAACTGATGAAAGCTCCATCTTCTAGGGAGTCAGACTTGAAAAGAGCAGAAAGGAAGTTCCCAGTTTGTAGTGACTAGTGATCCAGAGTTCTTTAGATAACAGGATACTTGGCTCCAatgattgcctacatacccatgtcactttctttttcttgtataATAACTGAGATAGTCTTTGCAAATACAATGCTGCCTGAGTGAAActggagagagggagggagggagggagattGGCCCTACACATGATGTGCAAGATCATAATTGGTTTTAGCACTAAGGTGCTTTTCTGAAAAGTCTACTGCTTTCGATGTTATCCATAAGTCGCGGTAAATATTAAGTACCAACAAAACTTATAACTCAAGTTAACTAACTAGCATAGGTCAATAAGAATCTCAGCATTAACTTCAACAGCTACTAAAGCAATCTATGCATCTTTTGATATTTTTAATTGTAACTGCATCATGGGGTGTGTTGAATTTCTACAAAAATGTTTGAACTGAAGTCCATAGTAGTTTCCCCATTGAAAAACTATAAATAGTATACCACAAGATGTGGAACCAGAAAGTAAAATGAGCAATTGATTGTACATTTATATTTTACTCAAATCATTAATATCATTACTAATCTCGAATCTACTTTCTTTTTGCATGTAACTTCTGGATTCTCTTCTGACCACAGCTTCAGGCTGATAGTAATggtattcttttttgttttgccaGTGTATATGTTACAAGTTTACAATTAAATGTGGCGCTACCACTAAAGGTGTTTTTACTTTTGTTTAGTATAAGGAATTGAAGAATTAAATGGTCTTAACTTAAGGTCATTGCTTATCTCTATGTTCCATTTGATCCTGAGCCTTAGCTACATTGTGgaaaagatggaaagagagaggtgAATTATGATGTGCGATGTCCTGATAGTCCCAGTTGCAGTACTGCCACTGAAGGTAATAGTACTTCCTTGTGGTGCTTCCATACTTTTTTAGTATATGAAAATGGAGAATTAATTAcctttaaatgttgttgctcctCTGTTATACCAGTAGAATTACAGTAATCAGCAAAGAAACTTGGTGTCCATGGCAACAGACAACACATGGCCAAACAGTGTTTCTTTGATTGATAAGAACTGTCCTTGCTGGCCCGTAAGATCCTTTCTCCTCCATATCCCTCATTTGATAAGTTCTGTTCAATGCATATAGTTAGAGTACTGATTAATTCATGTCCAAATTTCTTTTTATAAATTGGACGTTGTCTTAAAGATTAATACATAATCGCATTCTAGTTCAATTGATCTGCAACCTCCATCGCTTCCCTGTCATTGTCATCCATATATTGGGCATCTATATGTTTGTACTGAAATTAATTGTTGGCTGCTAAGAAAGTTCTCATGGCTGATTGACAAGGAAACATATTCGATTTCAGAGCTTTTCTACAAACATTTGGATGTATGAATGCCATTGGTTAAGAAATTCATGTAGAAAACTTAATTAGCTTGGAACATATCATACTCTATTTTTCCTGTcttgaatcttcttcttctttttacatgGTTTGTATAGTTGTGAAAGAATACATGGCAACTTTCCTCCATTGGAAGTTAGCCTCAACTAGGAATGTCCCGCATTGCAATTTTTGATCCTCAATTAAAAATACCGTGGCATTACATCAATATGGTGTTCTTAAGTTTCAATAGTTATTGGTAAAACCCTACATGTAAATATTTGACTTGCCCCCATTTGTTTGAATACAATCAAAGCTTCCGCAAGTGTTAAAACATGAGGAGCTCAGACTGTGTGTTATAGAGATGCAGTTTGTAAAGTGGTCTAGAATGTACATGGGTCTATAATTCATCCTTGTCAGTAGTGTAACTAGTGTTTATAAAGAATTATACATAAACAGGGAGAATCTATATTACATTGTTAACAGCATCCGAATGGAAATTGATAATTCAGCGCTGAATAATACTTAGAAAGCTGGGTAATGTTTCTTCTATCTACCCTATTTTTAATACGCAGCATCTCAGTGAGCAAAGTTTTTACTGCTTGTTAGTTTTCAGCAACAcattcaaaataaaattcagaCTTTTTAAGCAGACATATATATGAAGCAGTTGAGCACGGAACAGTATTTTGGtcaaatgaaattgaaacttCCCAGACTGTATTGGAAATATATGAGCAAGTTACAAGACCATATTGAATGAGATTGTATAGAAAGTGATTTAAAAAACCAAAAGCAGAGCTAGGAATATGCAGAACATTCATGGGAGTGTAGCCTAGCTAAATCTATTATACAAAACCAGATGTACTGAATAATCGTTGAACATTACTAGCACAGTTTGGTTTAGGTTGCAGTGCTTTAGGGGCTTTAG
This portion of the Rosa chinensis cultivar Old Blush chromosome 1, RchiOBHm-V2, whole genome shotgun sequence genome encodes:
- the LOC112197755 gene encoding putative disease resistance RPP13-like protein 1 yields the protein MALFRSQKASLSKYTASPYPFRYHVFLSFRGEDTRKNFTDHLYTALVNAGFHTFRDDPELERGENIKEKLENAIQQSQSSVIVFSNDYTSSRWCLDELVMILELKKTSDHVVLPVFYDVDPSQLRKQAETLAEVPKYQGNQSLNGWQAALREVADLAGMVLQNEADGHESKFIQKIVTVIQDKLGRVPLSDVREDLQKELLDIKPYLDGAEGKQLNNPTVKALLNELKEAVYDTEDLLQEIKTEVLRRKMEPESGSSTSEVQDLNSSLPFHGFDSASIYRRAEEVPERLDSIKKRIIDVLGMQASAGHGVSQTIQSTSLVEKSVYGRDEEKETLVKLLLSDDESGNEISVIPIVGMGGIGKTTLAQFVYNDVRLKERFDIKAWACVSKEFDVLRISQQIYESLTKKACKITTLNVLQSELQATLRGKRFFFVLDDMWNKNYNQLEFLMRPLDSGAHGSKIIVTTRDEDVTRKMGSLEAHRLTPMSEQDSWSLFEKHAFKNAGVSARSHLKPIGRQIVRKCKGLPLAIKSLAGLLCSKLNVGEWLTILNSDLWELPLESDILPSLWLSYMYLPSQLKHCFAYCSIFPKNYAFKTSELVYLWMAEDLLQPEKHKTAEKIGQDYFNDLISMSFFQVSSRSDQYIMHDLINDLASFVSGEFCFRWEGSDSPNNLSKTRHFSCMLGCFTTEADSLEMFEALQQAKRLHTFLPLDPYLKGLYEALPKFQCLRMLKLSCYDIQELPESINNLKHLKHLDLSHSSIEKLPDAICTLYNLQVLLLSNCEDLTELPANLGRLINLSHLDITGIVLQKMPPQMGKLKDLQMLPNFVLDKHTGDNLAELKELEKLRGRLYIWGLGHSSGLEAYILRDKMFLKELVLDWEEEEETEEEKSSEEGDYTIEEREVLEKLQPHRNLEMLTITDYGGKMFPGWSGYYSSAALVYLELGNCVNCISLPPLGQLPSLTVLRIVDLHGVVSIGSEFYYGDGNTSSVNKPFRSLRSLEFMGMRGWKEWYYVGGDNNEGGVFPNLEKLVVTICPNLTGRLASDSLPSLESLTVYNCPELECIPEDGFPSKLKTLHIVKVKKVNAKSMQNLNKDLRTLTSLEILKLDFNCDEKVDWFAEEHEGLFPSTLTHLKIGRLNCETIDGAKWFGHLNSLRSLGITNCPALRCLPDSGLPSSLQRLEIYNCPALRCLPDSGLPTSLQSLEIVDCPALQCLPDSGLPSSLSHLGINRCPLLQERCQRETGEDWPKIAHIKRIEINGFRI